The following are encoded together in the uncultured Sphaerochaeta sp. genome:
- a CDS encoding MATE family efflux transporter: MQQDMTRGNPLRLIFFFMLPILGGNLFQQFYTMVDTFVVGRFIGVHALAAVGSTGPITFFVLGFVIGLNAGFSVIISQKFGAKDERSMRKAVAMSILSALFLSILVSFLAIVSVKPLLEVLNTPQNIIKDAQDYLVILYLGIVATIYYNLLAAILRALGDSRSPLYFLLIASVLNIIGDLVSVIILDMGVKGVALATISSQGISALLCLFYIYKRYPILHLKREDWRVAWPMIGRLLRIGLPSALQFSVCAIGVMIVQSVINSFGSDTVAAYSVGTRIEQLVTQPLMTLGLAMATYSAQNLGGGYLPRISQGLKSALMLNVLFSLAAFLLVFFAGDFLAMLFIDSSQSHVIEQTNQYLSLISYFFIPLGLIFVFRNTCQGLGSGLIPMLSSIQELLFRALAAFTLPGLLGYEGIILSSPLAWIAAAILLIFAYRIQMRHFRSIMKQTA; encoded by the coding sequence ATGCAGCAGGATATGACCAGAGGTAATCCCCTTAGGTTGATTTTCTTTTTTATGCTTCCCATTCTTGGAGGCAACTTATTCCAACAATTCTATACGATGGTAGATACCTTTGTCGTCGGTAGATTCATCGGCGTCCACGCATTGGCGGCAGTCGGTTCTACCGGACCGATTACGTTCTTTGTGCTTGGATTTGTTATTGGGCTCAATGCAGGCTTCTCGGTGATCATCAGCCAGAAGTTTGGGGCTAAGGATGAGAGGAGCATGCGTAAGGCAGTAGCCATGAGCATCCTCTCAGCTTTATTCCTCTCTATACTTGTTTCATTTCTCGCGATAGTCTCCGTCAAACCTTTGTTGGAGGTACTCAATACACCACAGAACATCATCAAGGATGCACAAGATTACCTAGTTATCCTGTACCTTGGCATTGTAGCCACCATCTATTACAACCTTTTGGCAGCCATCCTACGTGCGTTGGGAGACAGCAGATCCCCTCTCTATTTTCTTCTGATAGCAAGTGTATTGAATATCATCGGCGACCTTGTATCTGTCATCATCCTCGATATGGGGGTCAAGGGCGTTGCGCTTGCCACCATCTCAAGCCAAGGGATATCTGCTTTGCTCTGTCTTTTCTATATTTACAAGCGATACCCGATTCTACACCTGAAGAGAGAAGACTGGAGAGTTGCCTGGCCCATGATCGGCAGACTGCTGCGTATCGGTTTGCCCAGTGCGCTCCAATTCTCTGTATGTGCAATTGGGGTCATGATAGTCCAGTCTGTAATCAATTCCTTTGGTAGCGATACGGTTGCAGCCTACTCGGTGGGAACTCGCATCGAACAACTGGTGACCCAACCACTGATGACCCTCGGGCTTGCAATGGCAACCTACAGCGCACAGAACCTAGGAGGAGGGTATCTCCCCAGAATTTCCCAAGGACTGAAGAGTGCTCTCATGTTGAATGTACTTTTCAGCCTGGCAGCATTTCTTTTGGTATTCTTTGCCGGTGATTTCCTTGCCATGCTCTTCATCGATTCTTCGCAAAGCCATGTTATTGAACAAACCAACCAGTATCTCTCCCTTATCTCTTACTTCTTCATCCCTCTGGGTCTCATATTTGTTTTCAGAAATACCTGCCAAGGATTAGGATCTGGATTGATTCCAATGCTTTCATCCATCCAGGAACTGCTATTCCGAGCACTTGCTGCCTTCACGCTTCCTGGTTTGTTGGGATATGAAGGAATCATCCTCTCCAGCCCGCTGGCTTGGATTGCTGCAGCCATCCTCCTGATTTTTGCCTACCGGATCCAGATGCGACATTTTCGCAGTATTATGAAGCAGACTGCCTGA